The following DNA comes from Cryobacterium psychrophilum.
CTGCGCAGGTGTTGATCACGACGACGTCGGCCTCTTCGCCGTTGGCGGAGACATACCCGGCTGCCTCGAGGGAGCCGCTCAGCCGTTCCGAGTCGTGCACGTTCATCTGGCAGCCGAACGTGCGTACCTCGTAGGTGCGCGCCCGGCCCTCGGCATCGACCGCTGCCGCCGACGGGGTGATCACGGTTCGGCGGGTGGCTTCAGGGGCGGGGGCGATGCTACTCATAGTGGGTCCAGTTTACGCGAGCATTGTGTGAACTCGGCCAGAGCCCTCCAGGACGGCACCAATCAGCGGAATCGCACACCGGAGGAGCTGCCACCCCGCGAGGCTAGCGCTGCCTTCACGGCCTCCCGCACCACGGCAAAGTTGTAGCCTTTTCGCATGAGGAAGGCATTGAGCCGACGGTCAATTGTCTGGTCGTCGAAGCGGCTGAGCTGCTGAATGCGCTTGATGGCTTCCTCGTTCGCGCGCTCCTGCTCGTCGTCCGGCAGCTCTTCGAGCTTGTCGAGCATGATGCCGGCGTCAAGTTTGCGGCGACGCATTTCGGTCTCGACACCGGCGCGCCCGAGTCCCTTGCGCTCGTGGTGGGTGTGGATGATCTGATCGGCGAGTTTCACGTCGTCGAGGTACCCCAATTCGACCAACCGCTCGACCAGGTCGTGCGCCTCACCACCATCGAGATCAAGGTCGGTGAGCACGGCGTAGGCCTCCACGAGCGACAGGGAACGTGCCCGGAGGCGCTGCAGGAGCACGGACTCCGCTCGCTCCCGCAGCTCGGCAGCGTCTGGTTCCGCGACGAGCTCGTCCGGCTCGGTCGTTTCGTCCGGCTCGGTCGTTTCGTCGAGTGCGCGCCCGATAGCCACGGGCGGTGGCGGCGCCTTCTCGAACCCGGTTTTCTTACGCGGCGCAGCGCTCGGGTCGCGGGATTCCAGGGGTGAACGGCGTTTCATTCCGGGCCCGGCCCCCGGCAGATAGGTCACGGGCGCCACCGCATCGTTGCTCGGTGTCGTTGCCTCATCGGCGGGTTCGAAGTGAACCATTCCCGTGACCTATCTTTCGTCGTGTGTTCGGTGGAGGTGAACGCGTCAGCTACGCGGACTTGCGTCCGCCGGCCTTGACCGCCACGGGCGGGGCCACGATTCCGGCCTCAGCCGCCTTGGCCTTTTCAATGGCCTCCGCTGCTTCGAGGGCGACCTTCTCGGCCGCCTTGAAGGCGATGCCCTCTGCGCCGACTCCGAGCTTGTTGAGAATCTTGCGCTCGATCTCGTTGGCCATATCGGGATTGCGCAGCAGGAAGTTGCGTGAATTCTCTTTTCCCTGGCCGAGCTGATCGCCGTCGTAGGTGTACCACGCGCCGGACTTCTTGACGATGCCCTGGTCGACACCGAAGTCGATGAGGCTTCCTTCGCGGGAGATGCCGATGCCGTACATGATGTCGAACTCGGCCTGCTTGAAGGGCGGCGCCATCTTGTTCTTCACGACCTTGACCCTGGTGCGGTTACCGATGGCGTCGGTTCCGTCCTTGAGAGTCTCAATGCGGCGAATGTCGAGGCGAACGGAGGCGTAGAACTTGAGTGCCTTTCCACCGGAGGTGGTTTCGGGGCTGCCGAAGAACACCCCGATCTTCTCGCGCAGCTGGTTGATGAAGATCATGGTCGTGTTTGTCTGGCTGAGTCCACCCGTGAGCTTTCGGAGGGCCTGGGACATGAGGCGAGCTTGCAGGCCCACGTGGGAGTCACCCATTTCTCCCTCGATCTCGGCCCGGGGAACGAGCGCGGCCACGGAGTCGACGACGATGAGATCGATGGACCCGCTTCGCACGAGCATGTCGGCGATCTCGAGGGCCTGCTCGCCGGTGTCCGGCTGGGATACCAGAAGTGCGTCGATATCGACGCCGAGCTTCTTCGCGTATTCCGGGTCGAGGGCGTGCTCAGCGTCGATGAAGGCGGCGATGCCACCATTCTTCTGTGCGTTCGCGATGGCGTGCAGCGTGAGGGTGGTTTTACCGGAGGACTCCGGCCCATAGATCTCGACGATGCGGCCGCGCGGCAGCCCGCCAACGCCGAGGGCGACATCAAGCGCAATCGAACCGGTGGAGATGGTCTCGACGGGCGCGCGTTCGTCGCTGCCCAAACGCATAACGGAACCCTTGCCGAACTGGCGGTCGATTTGGGCGAGGGCAGTCTCGAGCGACTTTTCGCGATCTGCTGCTGATGCCATGATGTGATCTCCTTCGGTCGTGCGTTTCGGCGCCTATAGGCTGTCGTGGCAGGCATCGGGAAGACCCCGACGCTTGCTGTCGACAAGGCAATTGCTGCGTATTGCTGACGTGTGTGACTGTACGCCGCCCCTCCGACATTGCGCCTGAGGGGTCGCGCACGGTGGACAGAATCGAACAATCCGCGCTGTGGAGGAGTCTAGCAATTACCGAACACTTCTTCGAGCATTGTTCGCGTACATTTACGGACGTGTCGAAATTCCAGGGCGGTCAGTGGCGGGCGGCGGGAAGGCCGGCACCATGTCGGCGGCCCGCAGGAACGTCTGTTTCGGCGCACAACGCGAGCCACACGTCGCGAGCGGGTACACCCGCCTCGAGGGCGGCATCCGCTGTTCTCCCGCTCAGCGGCCCGAGAACCAGGTCGCGGGTGAGGACATTTCCGTAGGCCTGGCCGAATTCGTCGGCGACGGCGCGGCGAAATTCACTCAATCGCACTGGTCACTCCTCGCTGGGGCACGAAAAATGCAGTGCGCGGGGTTCTGTGCGCACTGCATTCGTCGATGGTAAATCTTCGATGGGGAACGAGGTGATTACCGCACCAGGAGCCCGGGGTCGTAGGCGGCCCCGAAGTCGTCGGGAACGGTGTCGGGGAACGCTTCGATCCCTTCGATGACGGCCAGACGATCGCCGACCTCACGCATGATGACCGAGATGGGTGTGTCGAGTGCGTCCGCGACGGACGCGAGGATCTCAGAAGATGCCTCTTTCTGCCCGCGCTCTACCTCACTGAGGTAACCGAGGGCGACACTTGCTTTACTCGCGACCTGCCGCAGAGTTCTACCTTTTTGCAGGCGGAAGTCCCTGAGCACATCGCCGATTTCCTGACGTACAAGAATCATCGGAACCTCCTTCTTTTGCCTGTCAACCTAGTGGATAGAACCGTGTGGTGGTGCATCGGACATGTTACGCCGCTTAGCGGATCTGACAACACGAGACTATCGAGGGTGACTGATCTTTTATTGTTAATGTGCTCAATGTAACCCGGACGTAACATCATCTATTCCACAGTATCCCGGGCTAACAGGTCACGCACAGCCTCGATCGCACGAGTCACCGTCTCGGCTCGAATCTCGTCGCGGGTCCCGGTCAGCTGCAGTGGTACAGCCCACGACCCGGTTCCCTTGCAGAGTCCGATGAAAACCGTTCCCGCCTCGTGGCCGCCCTGGGGTCCCGGTCCGGCGACGCCTGTGGTCGAGACGCCAATCGACGCTCGATCACCATTCACCGCGAGGGCCGTGCGCGCCCCAATAGCCATGAGCTTCGCCACGTCGGCGTGCACCGGTCCGTGCACGTTGAGCACACTCGAATCCACGCCGAGCAGAGTGCGTTTGAGTTCGGTGTTGTACGCCACGATTCCCCCGTTAACGACAACGGATGCCCCGGGAACGCGCACGAGTTCGGCCACGAGCAGTCCCCCGGTCAGCGACTCGGCGACGGCGATACTGAGGTGCGCGGCGGTGAGCTCTGCGATCAGATCGGCGGTCGCATCCACGCGCTCAGGCACTCGCGGGCTTCGTTGAGTCCCGGCGTCGCGCGGCGAGGAGGTAGTCGACTCCCGAGTACACGGTGAGCACGAGAGCGATCGACATGGCCACCGTATTGACCCAGTGCATGACCTCGTCGCCGAACAGCAGCCAGAGCGGGAGCAGGGCGAGAGAGAGAGCCACGGATTGTGCGATGGTCTTGAGCTTGCCCCCACGGGAAGCGGGGATCACCCGATCGCGCAGCATGACAAAGCGGAAGACCGTGATCCCGATCTCACGCACCAGGATGACGATGGTGACCCACCATGGCAACTCGCCGATGATCGACAGGCAGACGAAGGCACCGCCGGTGAGGATCTTGTCGGCGATCGGGTCGAGAAGCTTTCCGAGGTCGGTCACGAGGTTGTGCCTGCGCGCAATCGCCCCGTCGATGCCGTCGGTTGCTATCGCGATGATGAACAGCGCGGCGGCCGCCCAGCGCAGTGCGCCGTCCGCGTCACCGTCCGCCAGCAGCATCCAGATGAACAGGGGTGCCAGCAGAATGCGCACGACGGTAATGGCGTTCGGTACGTTCCAATTGCTGGGCCGTACGAGCGGATCGTGCGGTGTCGCCATGCGTTCAGTCCCTGTCCGTAAGGTTCCAGGCATCCTCGTTTTCAGAGCTGACCTCAACCTCAGGATACCCCTGCGACATTTTCTGCACCGGGTCGTCGGAATACCGCGAGTCGGGAAGCTCGTTGTTCGGCTTCGCAGCCTGCGCCGCCTGCGCCGCGTGATGTTCGGCATCCGAACCACGGAGCCTGGCCAGAACGCTGGGGATCTGCTCGGCCGAGACGAGCACGTCACGGGCCTTCGAGCCCTCGGAGGGGCCGACAATATCACGGGATTCGAGCAGGTCCATGAGCCGGCCGGCCTTGGCAAACCCGACCCGGAGCTTACGCTGCAACATCGACGTAGAACCGAACTGGGTCGAGACCACGAGCTCGGCCGCGGCCAACAACACCTCGAGGTCGTCGCCGATGTCTGAGTCGATCTCCTTGCGCGGCTGCACCATCGCCACGTCGGGCCGGTAGTCGGGTCGTGCCTGATTGGTGACGTGCTTGACCACCTTCTCGATCTCATCCTCGGTGACCCACGCGCCCTGAACGCGGATCGCCTTCGACGCTCCCATCGGCAGGAAGAGCGCGTCACCCTGGCCGATGAGCTTGTCGGCACCCGGCTGGTCGAGAATGACCCGTGAGTCCGTGACGCTCGTCACGGCGAAGGCGAGGCGCGAGGGCACGTTCGCCTTGATCAGTCCGGTGACCACGTCGACGCTCGGACGCTGGGTGGCCAGCACGAGGTGAATTCCGGATGCGCGGGCGAGCTGGGTGATGCGCACGATCGAGTCTTCGACGTCTCGCGGCGCGACCATCATGAGGTCGGCGAGCTCGTCGACGACCACGAGCAGGTACGGGTAGGCCTTGAGCTTGCGCTCGCTCCCGACGGGCAGCACGATCTCCCCGCCGATGACGGCCTTGTTGAAGTCGTCGATGTGCCGAAAGCCGAAGCTCGCGAGGTCGTCGTAGCGCATATCCATCTCTTTCACGACCCATTGCAGCGCTTCGGCCGCCTTCTTGGGGCTCGTGATGATGGGTGTGATGAGGTGCGGCACGCCGGCGTACGCGGCGAGTTCCACGCGCTTGGGGTCGATGAGCACCATGCGCACGTCGCTCGGCTTGGAGCGCATGAGCAGGCTCGTGATCATGGAGTTGACGAAGCTTGACTTACCGGATCCGGTCGAACCGGCCACGAGAAGGTGGGGCATCTTGGCGAGGTTGGCGAGCACGAAGCCGCCACCCACGTCTTTGCCGACGCCGATCGTCATGGGGTGGGTGCTACTGGTGGCCACGGAGGAGCGCAGCACATCGCCGAGCGTCACGATCTCGCGGTCGGTGTTGGGAATTTCAATGCCAATGGCGCTCTTGCCGGGAATCGGCGACAGAATGCGCACTTCGTTCGATGCGACCGCGTAGGAGAGGTTCTTGCTGAGCGCTGTCACCCGCTCCACCTTCACGCCGGGGCCGAGCTCGATCTCGTACTGGGTCACGGTAGGGCCGCGGGAGAATCCGGTCACCTTGGCATCGACGCCGAACTGGCGTAGAACCTCGGTGATCGACTTGACGATCACATCGTTGGCGGCGGACCGTGCCTTGGCCGGCGGGCCGGCGGTGAGGGTGGATGCCGCCGGCACGACGTAGGGCAGGTCAGACTCCGGCTCGCTCGGTCGCAGCGACTCTGACGATTCATCGGACTGGCCCGACTCACCCTCCGTGGGCCGCGCGGCATTGAACGCGGGAATCACCTCGGTGAGGCCGGTCGGGTCGTCAGACTGCAAGCCGGTGGATCCAGAAGGGGACAGGTCGACCTCACCCGTGAGCCGTTTGACGGCCAGCTCGGCACGACGCAGGTCTTCGAGCACCTCCGTGCCATAGTGATCGCCCGGTGCCGCGGCATCCGTGGAGCCTTCAAGGGGGGTGTCGAAGCCGCCCCGTGAAGCGTCGCCTCCGAGTAGGACGCCGAGCGGGTCGGCGGCGTGACCGCCGTCGTCGGCCGGAGCCTTCTCCGCACTCAGCCCGCCGTTGAAGTCGGGGTCTTCTTCGCGTTGGCTGGTGTTGCGTCGCCACCACGGCAGGGCTGCGGTGGCGCCGTCGACGCCTTCAAGTTCGACCTGCTCGGTCTTGTCGACCTTGCTGGTCTTGTCTGACTTGTCTGACTTGTCTGACTTGTCTGACTTGTCTGACTTGTCTGACTTGTCGGTGCGGGTGCTCTTGCTCGCCGCGCGCTCGACTTCGTCGGGCAGGGGGGCGCCAAAGAGCCAGGCGTAGAGCTCACGGGAGCGGGCGGGGATGCGGTTCGGCGGGGTCTTGGTGATGATGAACAGGCTCAGGATGAGCAGCAGGATCACTACGATTGACGCGCCGACCGACGTGGTGAGCAGGATGAGCGGGGCCGCAATCATCCAGCCGATTACGCCGCCGGACAGGGCGAGAACGTTCATGCCCTCGCTGGGTTGCGGCTGGCCGCCGAAGATATGGCAGATACCGGAGACCGCGACGAGAAGCAGGGTGAGGCCAATGCCGATGCGGCCGTTGTCATGCACCGAGCTCGGCTTGCGGAAGAGCCACACAGCGAAGATGAGCATGATGACGGGCAGCGCGAAGGCAACCCTGCCGAAGATGCCACCGAAGGTCCACGCGTCGAGGTTCTGCGCCACGGTGTTGTTGATCAGGAACCACTCCACCACGGCACCGGCAATCGCCAGGAGCACGAGGAAGAAGGGCAGGCCGTCGCGGCGCTCCTCCTTCGAGAGCTGCTCGGGGCCGAGAGCGCGCGCGGCACCGCCGGTGATGTGCGCCAGGCCCATCCACAGTCGGGCGCCGGCGCTCGGCTTAACCTCGGTTTCGGTGAATTTCACGGTCTTGGCCGTGGTCGCCTTTTTGGCAGGGCTCCGCGCCGGAGCACCCCGCGCAGGGGCGCTACGGGTTCGACCGGTCGACTTCGTGCTCGTTGCCATGGTTCAACGGTACCGCCGCCTCACCCGATCCGGGTGATCCCACGCCCAACGCCCTTGTGGTTGCCCGCCAGCAGCGGTGCCGCTCGTGGCGGCCCTAGTAGCGGATGGCATCGATCACCTTGACCCGCACCGCCCCGCCCCGCCCCGAGCGCGGGCACGAGCCCGGCTAGCGCACCGACCACCGTGGCGCAGACCAGACCGAGAATCGCCGCCTCCACCGCCACCGCAATCAGCGCAATGAGCGCCAGTCGTACGATCGGAACGATCCATGTGCGTGTGATTTTCACCGACGCCTCCCAAGACGGACAACCTCAGCCGGCCAACACGTGCCGGGTGTGGCGGCCACGGTCGGATCGAGCCGCCGCGGAATTTGCGCATGGTGCCGTCAACGGGACCGATACCATCGACCTCATGACCACGCGACTGGAGGCGACCATCATCACGGTGAGCGGCGTGCACGACGACGTTGACGAGGAGGATCCGACGAGCGCCGATGCGCTCCATCAGATCGTCGAGCGCCGCCAACAATTCGCCC
Coding sequences within:
- a CDS encoding regulatory protein RecX — its product is MVHFEPADEATTPSNDAVAPVTYLPGAGPGMKRRSPLESRDPSAAPRKKTGFEKAPPPPVAIGRALDETTEPDETTEPDELVAEPDAAELRERAESVLLQRLRARSLSLVEAYAVLTDLDLDGGEAHDLVERLVELGYLDDVKLADQIIHTHHERKGLGRAGVETEMRRRKLDAGIMLDKLEELPDDEQERANEEAIKRIQQLSRFDDQTIDRRLNAFLMRKGYNFAVVREAVKAALASRGGSSSGVRFR
- the recA gene encoding recombinase RecA translates to MASAADREKSLETALAQIDRQFGKGSVMRLGSDERAPVETISTGSIALDVALGVGGLPRGRIVEIYGPESSGKTTLTLHAIANAQKNGGIAAFIDAEHALDPEYAKKLGVDIDALLVSQPDTGEQALEIADMLVRSGSIDLIVVDSVAALVPRAEIEGEMGDSHVGLQARLMSQALRKLTGGLSQTNTTMIFINQLREKIGVFFGSPETTSGGKALKFYASVRLDIRRIETLKDGTDAIGNRTRVKVVKNKMAPPFKQAEFDIMYGIGISREGSLIDFGVDQGIVKKSGAWYTYDGDQLGQGKENSRNFLLRNPDMANEIERKILNKLGVGAEGIAFKAAEKVALEAAEAIEKAKAAEAGIVAPPVAVKAGGRKSA
- a CDS encoding DUF3046 domain-containing protein, giving the protein MRLSEFRRAVADEFGQAYGNVLTRDLVLGPLSGRTADAALEAGVPARDVWLALCAETDVPAGRRHGAGLPAARH
- a CDS encoding helix-turn-helix domain-containing protein, with the protein product MILVRQEIGDVLRDFRLQKGRTLRQVASKASVALGYLSEVERGQKEASSEILASVADALDTPISVIMREVGDRLAVIEGIEAFPDTVPDDFGAAYDPGLLVR
- a CDS encoding CinA family protein, encoding MPERVDATADLIAELTAAHLSIAVAESLTGGLLVAELVRVPGASVVVNGGIVAYNTELKRTLLGVDSSVLNVHGPVHADVAKLMAIGARTALAVNGDRASIGVSTTGVAGPGPQGGHEAGTVFIGLCKGTGSWAVPLQLTGTRDEIRAETVTRAIEAVRDLLARDTVE
- the pgsA gene encoding CDP-diacylglycerol--glycerol-3-phosphate 3-phosphatidyltransferase, which codes for MATPHDPLVRPSNWNVPNAITVVRILLAPLFIWMLLADGDADGALRWAAAALFIIAIATDGIDGAIARRHNLVTDLGKLLDPIADKILTGGAFVCLSIIGELPWWVTIVILVREIGITVFRFVMLRDRVIPASRGGKLKTIAQSVALSLALLPLWLLFGDEVMHWVNTVAMSIALVLTVYSGVDYLLAARRRDSTKPASA
- a CDS encoding FtsK/SpoIIIE family DNA translocase; amino-acid sequence: MATSTKSTGRTRSAPARGAPARSPAKKATTAKTVKFTETEVKPSAGARLWMGLAHITGGAARALGPEQLSKEERRDGLPFFLVLLAIAGAVVEWFLINNTVAQNLDAWTFGGIFGRVAFALPVIMLIFAVWLFRKPSSVHDNGRIGIGLTLLLVAVSGICHIFGGQPQPSEGMNVLALSGGVIGWMIAAPLILLTTSVGASIVVILLLILSLFIITKTPPNRIPARSRELYAWLFGAPLPDEVERAASKSTRTDKSDKSDKSDKSDKSDKSDKTSKVDKTEQVELEGVDGATAALPWWRRNTSQREEDPDFNGGLSAEKAPADDGGHAADPLGVLLGGDASRGGFDTPLEGSTDAAAPGDHYGTEVLEDLRRAELAVKRLTGEVDLSPSGSTGLQSDDPTGLTEVIPAFNAARPTEGESGQSDESSESLRPSEPESDLPYVVPAASTLTAGPPAKARSAANDVIVKSITEVLRQFGVDAKVTGFSRGPTVTQYEIELGPGVKVERVTALSKNLSYAVASNEVRILSPIPGKSAIGIEIPNTDREIVTLGDVLRSSVATSSTHPMTIGVGKDVGGGFVLANLAKMPHLLVAGSTGSGKSSFVNSMITSLLMRSKPSDVRMVLIDPKRVELAAYAGVPHLITPIITSPKKAAEALQWVVKEMDMRYDDLASFGFRHIDDFNKAVIGGEIVLPVGSERKLKAYPYLLVVVDELADLMMVAPRDVEDSIVRITQLARASGIHLVLATQRPSVDVVTGLIKANVPSRLAFAVTSVTDSRVILDQPGADKLIGQGDALFLPMGASKAIRVQGAWVTEDEIEKVVKHVTNQARPDYRPDVAMVQPRKEIDSDIGDDLEVLLAAAELVVSTQFGSTSMLQRKLRVGFAKAGRLMDLLESRDIVGPSEGSKARDVLVSAEQIPSVLARLRGSDAEHHAAQAAQAAKPNNELPDSRYSDDPVQKMSQGYPEVEVSSENEDAWNLTDRD